A single Drechmeria coniospora strain ARSEF 6962 chromosome 03, whole genome shotgun sequence DNA region contains:
- a CDS encoding MFS quinate transporter, with amino-acid sequence MAGAVKKPVNIFRLKDLGEPQGVFNWRLWFAVISFALLGAARGIDEGLISGAFNSPDFKNQIDYSSYSSTEQANIKANISAMVQIGSVGGALFAFMVCDRIGRIMATRVLCALWVLGIAIFMAGGVNGNLGAIYAGRFIAGLGVGQTPVVGPIYIAEVAPASIRGLCTCFFTGAVYIGIVLAYFTNYGCALHLDPDSHNRWLVPTSLHIMMAGIIFILTFFQFESPRFLVKQGRSEQATKVMAHLRHLDPDSEYVVGEIAAIQAALDHELEATRGVGWAGKLKEMFLDKSNLYRVYLASTVQLLSQWSGAGSITLYAPDLFEILGISGSEEGLLVTAVFGIVKLVAALVCALFLVDVIGRKRALLTGITLQAISMIYVAGFLTAVPQLGVEDDYVLSAPQKAASRGAVAMIYVSGCGWALGWNSMQYLLTAELFPLRIRALATSWAMTLHFANQYGNSRAVPNMLLPLSQGGISPSGTFWCFAVVTILGGFWVWFSVPETSGRSLENMDRLFDLPWYRIGLYGNRDAEEKDMAYDEKKRVMEESHGREEHIERVEKV; translated from the exons atggccggcgccgtcaagAAACCCGTCAACATCTTCCGCCTCaaggacctcggcgagcccCAAGGCGTCTTCAACTGGCGCCTCTGGTTCGCCGTCATCTCCTTCGCCCTGCTCGGGGCCGCCCGCGGTATCGATGAGGGCCTCATCTCGGGGGCCTTCAACTCGCCCGACTTCAAGAACCAGATCGACTACAGCTCCTACTCGAGCACCGAACAGGCCAACATCAAGGCGAACATCTCGGCCATGGTCCAGATCGGTTCCGTCGGAGGTGCCCTCTT TGCCTTCATGGTGTGTGATCGGATCGGCCGAATAATGGCCACCCGCGTCCTCTGCGCCCTCTGGGttctcggcatcgccatcttcatggccggcggcgtcaacGGAAACCTCGGCGCCATCTACGCCGGCCGCttcatcgccggcctcggcgtcggacagacgcccgtcgtcggtccCATCTACATCGCCGAAGTCGCTCCTGCCTCCATCCGAGGCCTCTGCACCTGCTTCTTCACTGGAGCCGTCTacatcggcatcgtcctcgcctaCTTCACCAACTACGGCTGCGCCCTCCACCTTGACCCCGACAGCCACAACCGTTGGCTCGTGCCGACGAGCCTGCACATCATGATGGCCGGCATCATCTTCATCCTCACCTTCTTCCAGTTCGAGTCTCCCCGCTTCCTCGTGAAGCAGGGCAGGTCCGAGCAGGCCACAAAGGTCATGGCCCACCTGCGGCACCTCGACCCCGACAGCGAatacgtcgtcggcgagatcgccgccatccaggccgccctcgaccacgagctcgaggccaccAGGGGCGTCGGCTGGGCCGGCAAGCTCAAGGAGATGTTCCTCGACAAGAGCAACCTCTACCGCGTCTACCTCGCCTCCACCGTCCAGCTCTTGTCGCAGTGgtccggcgccggctccaTCACCCTCTACGCGCCCGATCTCTTCGAGATCCTCGGCATCTCCGGCTCCGAGGAGGGCCtgctcgtcaccgccgtcttCGGTATCGTCAAGCtggtcgccgccctcgtctgcgctctcttcctcgtcgacgtcatcggccGCAAGCGCGCTCTGCTTACGGGCATCACCCTGCAGGCGATATCCATGATCtacgtcgccggcttcctgACGGCCGTCCctcagctcggcgtcgaggacgattATGTCCTGTCGGCTCCCCAAAAGGCCGCCAGCCgaggcgccgtcgccatgattTACGTCTCCGGCTGCGGTTGGGCCCTTGGCTGGAACTCGATGCAATACCTCCTGACGGCCGAGCTGTTCCCCCTTCGGATCCGCGCCCTCGCCACCTCCTGGGCCATGACGCTGCACTTTGCCAACCAGTACGGCAACTCACGCGCCGTCCCCAACATGCTGCTGCCCTTGTCGCAGGGCGGCATCTCGCCCTCGGGCACCTTTTGgtgcttcgccgtcgtcaccatcctcggcggTTTCTGGGTCTGGTTCTCGGTCCCGGAAACCAGCGGCCGCTCCCTCGAGAATATGGATCGCCTCTTCGACTTGCCCTGGTACAGGATCGGTCTCTACGGAAACCGGGATGCCGAAGAGAAGGACATGGCATACGACGAGAAGAAGCGGGTGATGGAGGAGAGCCACGGAAGGGAGGAGCACATCGAGAGGGTCGAAAAGGTCTAA
- a CDS encoding DNA kinase/phosphatase Pnk1, whose product MSTSIPPGKRKASQAPASPPQIKRTVQSNTTKNAVANFFTPASQKPKERTAWSDRGPSDDVPATLLVGSYVPEEHNHKERERECRRKIAAFDLDSTLITTSSGKKHAGGAMDWKWWHSGVPSRLRALQKDEGYQVVILSNQGGLKLHFEPGYKGPKASVQKRTSEFKQKCGAILGSLDLATRVYAATGKDVYRKPRTGMWKEVCEDYDIREEDVDLENSFFVGDAGGRVASRADGDDGPATATAKDFSCSDRNFAHNVGIKYMTPEEFFLGQKPREYRRELDLADYPLAEGTEEAAAAFEKKNETDVVLFCGPPGAGKSTFYQRHLAPLGYERINQDTLKSRDKCVKVAKELLASGRSIAVDNTNADAETRAIWIDLAAQATVPIRCLWFRTPMALCEHNDVVRALNRTETLNPEGRQALPKLAFAGFASRYKEPTVKEGFQDVIELPFAFRGSREDHATWSRYWT is encoded by the exons ATGTCCACATCGATTCCTCCAGGCAAACGAAAAGCGTCGCAGGCacccgcgtcgccgccacaGATCAAGCGCACGGTGCAGAGCAACACGACCA AGAACGCCGTCGCTAACTTCTTCACGCCGGCCTCGCAGAAACCCAAAGAGCGGACGGCGTGGTCGGATAGGGGGCCGAGCGACGATGTGCCCGcgacgctgctcgtcggcagctACGTGCCCGAGGAGCACAACCAcaaggagagggagagggagtgTCGACGGAAGATTGCAGCCTTCGATCTCGACTCGACCCTGATCACGACATCGTCCGGGAAGAAGCACGCGGGCGGCGCGATGGACTGGAAGTGGTGGCACAGCGGCGTCCCGAGCAGGTTGCGGGCGCTGCAGAAGGACGAAGGGTATCAGGTCGTCATACTCTCCAACCAAGGCGGCCTGAAGCTGCACTTTGAGCCTGGCTACAAAGGTCCCAAGGCATCGGTGCAGAAGCGGACGAGCGAGTTCAAGCAAAAGTGcggcgccatcctcggcagcctcgacctCGCGACGCGCGTCTATGCCGCGACGGGGAAGGACGTGTACAGAAAACCCCGGACGGGGATGTGGAAGGAAGTGTGCGAAGACTACGACATTCGGGAGGAGGACGTCGATCTCGAGAATAGCTTCTTCGtgggcgacgccggcggtcGCGTCGCCAGCcgagccgatggcgacgacggacctgcgacggcgacggccaaggatTTCAGCTGCTCGGACCGAAACTTTGCGCACAACGTCGGCATCAAGTACATGACGCCCGAAGAGTTCTTCCTCGGCCAGAAGCCGAGAGAATATCGTCGCGAGCTGGACTTGGCCGACTACCCGCTCGCCGAGGGGACCGAGGAAGCAGCGGCCGCGTTTGAGAAGAAGAACGAGACGGATGTCGTCCTCTTCTGCGGGCCCCCGGGCGCCGGAAAGAGCACCTTTTACCAGAGACACCTGGCGCCGCTCGGCTACGAGAGGATCAACCAGGACACGCTCAAGTCGCGGGACAAGTGCGTCAAGGTCGCCAAGGAGCTGCTCGCCTCGGGTCGCTCCATTGCCGTCG ACAACACCAACGCGGACGCGGAAACGCGGGCGATATGGATCGATTTGGCGGCACAGGCCACCGTGCCCATCCGCTGCCTGTGGTTCCGCACGCCCATGGCGCTCTGCGAGCACAACGACGTCGTTCGGGCGCTCAACAGGACGGAGACGTTGAACCCGGAGGGCAGGCAGGCGCTGCCGAAGCTGGCCTTTGCTGGTTTCGCATCTCGATACAAAGAGCCGACGGTCAAGGAGGGCTTCCAGGACGTCATCGAGCTCCCCTTTGCCTTTCGTGGCAGCCGGGAGGACCACGCGACATGGAGCCGGTACTGGACGTAG
- a CDS encoding D-amino-acid oxidase, translating to MGVADSPRAGVAGLTTAFLLSKNTRYSIVVVAKHMPGDYDIEYASPWAGANYMPVSLRGTAAADWDRNTWGPLQHLAQHHPEAGVHFQECEIHSRSKDAGSTTADWFAELVSPNPWFKDLVPNFRPLPKEQLGPDVDFANVFTSVCINTAIYLPWLVSRCLENGVVFKRVVLDHIAGAAAPGIHPASRVDLVVNCTGLMASTLGGVEDKTVVPARGQIVLVRNEAGKMMDISGTDDGDEEACYIMTRAAGGGTILGGSYQKGNWESQVDPNLAVRIMKRAVELCPQLTDGRGIEHLDVVRHGVGLRPVREGGARVEADRIEGVPVVHNYGHGGAGYQSSYGCAQHAARLVDEALGTRAKL from the exons ATGGGCGTCGCCGACAGCCCAAG GGCTGGAGTCGCCGGGTTGACGACGGCATTTCTGTTGTCCAAGAACACGCGGTAtagcatcgtcgtcgtcgcgaaGCACATGCCCGGCGATTACGACATCGAGTACGCTTCACCATGGGCTGGAGCTAATTACATGCC CGTTTCCCTCCggggcaccgccgccgccgactggGATAGGAACACCTGGGGTCCCCTACAGCATCTTGCGCAGCACCACCCCGAAGCCGGCGTGCACTTTCAAG AGTGTGAGATTCACAGCCGGTCCAAGGatgccggctcgacgacggccgactggTTCGCGGAACTCGTGTCCCCAAATCCGTGGTTCAAGGACCTTGTTCCCAAC TTCCGGCCTCTTCCCAAGGAACAACTCGGCCCCGACGTCGACTTTGCCAACGTCTTCACCTCAGTCTGCATCAACACCGCCATCTACCTGCCGTGGCTCGTGTCGCGATGCCTCGAGAACGGTGTCGTATTCAAGCGGGTCGTCCTCGATCacatcgccggcgccgctgcaCCCGGAATTCACCCGGCGAGCAGAGTGGATCTCGTCGTCAACTGCACCGGCCTCATGGCGTCAaccctcggcggcgttgaGGACAAGACGGTCGTGCCGGCCCGAGGCCAGATAGTCCTCGTCCGAAACGAAGCCGGCAAGATGATGGACATctccggcaccgacgacggtgacgaagagGCCTGCTACATCATGACGAgggccgccggcggaggcaccatcctcggcggTTCGTACCAGAAGGGGAACTGGGAGTCGCAGGTCGACCCAAACCTGGCCGTCCGGATCATGAAgcgggccgtcgagctgtGCCCGCAGCTGACAGACGGACGGGGGAtcgagcacctcgacgtcgtgaggcacggcgtcggcttgCGACCCGTTCGAGAGGGTGGCGCTCGAGTCGAGGCGGACCGCATCGAGGGCGTCCCGGTCGTGCACAACTACGGTCACGGCGGAGCCGGATACCAATCCTCCTACGGCTGCGCCCAGCAtgccgcccgcctcgtcgatgaagcTCTGGGGACCCGCGCCAAGCTCTAG